A stretch of Synergistales bacterium DNA encodes these proteins:
- a CDS encoding iron-containing alcohol dehydrogenase: MKRIAYYSPPALLLGRDIHRELPEQLSGLGCSRPFVITDPGIARAGILQQVLDVLREAGMEPGSFDGVEPEPALELTEQVASRIADGPWDVLVGLGGGSSIDVTKVAALLATNGPPARRFVGVNQVPEPGLPTVMLPTTAGTGSEVTRIGVFGLQDEGGIKKGIVSPHMLASLAMIDPSFTYSMPPKVTGHTGMDALVHAIESYVSRGSNDFTEELSLSAIELVGRYLRKAVADGEDEESRYYMSLASLKAGLAFANAGLGAVHGLSLTLGGQYHLPHGLVNSLMLPYVMEANLMSELEKYADIAEALGEATEHLSLREAAATSVDAVLALATDIGLPTRLREVEVPEEAPSSMAQSAVNETRLLSRNPKQLDIGEIEGIYRNAW, encoded by the coding sequence ATGAAACGAATCGCCTACTACTCCCCTCCGGCCCTGCTTCTGGGCCGGGACATCCACAGGGAGCTCCCCGAACAGCTTTCCGGTCTCGGCTGTTCCCGCCCTTTTGTCATCACCGATCCCGGGATCGCCAGGGCGGGGATTCTGCAACAGGTGCTCGATGTACTCCGGGAAGCAGGTATGGAACCCGGCTCCTTCGACGGTGTCGAACCGGAGCCGGCGCTGGAACTGACCGAGCAGGTGGCCTCCCGGATCGCCGACGGCCCCTGGGATGTGCTGGTCGGACTGGGCGGCGGCAGCTCCATCGACGTCACCAAGGTGGCGGCGCTGCTGGCGACCAACGGCCCGCCGGCCAGACGGTTTGTCGGCGTCAATCAGGTTCCCGAACCGGGGTTGCCGACGGTGATGCTGCCCACCACGGCCGGAACAGGCTCGGAGGTCACCAGAATCGGCGTCTTCGGCCTTCAGGATGAGGGAGGAATCAAAAAGGGCATCGTCAGTCCCCATATGCTGGCATCCCTCGCCATGATCGACCCCTCCTTCACCTATTCCATGCCGCCGAAGGTGACGGGCCATACCGGCATGGACGCCCTGGTCCACGCCATCGAATCCTACGTTTCGCGGGGTTCCAACGACTTCACCGAGGAGCTGTCGCTCTCGGCCATCGAGCTGGTGGGCCGTTATCTCCGGAAGGCTGTCGCCGACGGGGAGGATGAGGAAAGCCGGTACTACATGTCCCTGGCCAGTCTCAAGGCAGGCCTGGCCTTCGCCAACGCCGGGCTCGGGGCCGTCCACGGGCTGAGCCTCACTCTGGGAGGCCAGTACCATCTGCCCCACGGCCTTGTCAACAGCCTCATGCTGCCCTATGTGATGGAGGCCAACCTGATGAGCGAACTCGAGAAGTACGCCGACATCGCCGAAGCCCTGGGTGAAGCGACAGAACACCTCTCCCTCCGCGAGGCGGCGGCGACCTCGGTAGATGCCGTGCTGGCTCTGGCGACGGACATCGGCCTTCCCACCAGACTCCGTGAGGTGGAGGTCCCGGAAGAGGCCCCCTCTTCCATGGCCCAGTCTGCGGTCAACGAAACCCGGCTGCTCTCCAGGAATCCCAAACAGCTGGATATCGGGGAGATCGAAGGGATCTACAGGAACGCCTGGTAG
- the pdxA gene encoding 4-hydroxythreonine-4-phosphate dehydrogenase PdxA, giving the protein MNNRQPIAVTMGDPAGVGPEIALQSLREERVWECGRYLLVGDLKVLKAVRDRLGLDVGLQPVDPYRENIDGDPSRIPVMDLGIVTDVGELKVGQVSALAGRTAVECISTGVDLARRGLVKGIATTPINKEALKKAGYHYIGHTEMLAELSESSDSVTMFLVDSMKIFFHSRHMSLKAMIEGLSVEGVLHSIQLADRCLASLSIEERRLALAALNPHASDGGLFGDEEARFLAPAVEQARKMGIHVSGPVPADSVFHMALNGKFDAVISLYHDQGHIAAKTYEFYKTVSVTFGLPFIRTSVDHGTAFDIAWKGVANPVSMEEAIVACCSLADRYNPDVLQGKPEE; this is encoded by the coding sequence ATGAACAACAGGCAACCTATAGCGGTCACCATGGGGGACCCGGCCGGTGTCGGCCCGGAGATCGCCCTGCAGAGCCTCCGGGAGGAACGGGTCTGGGAATGCGGCCGGTACCTTCTGGTGGGCGACCTGAAGGTTCTGAAGGCGGTCAGGGACCGGCTGGGACTCGATGTTGGCCTCCAGCCGGTCGACCCCTATCGGGAGAACATCGACGGGGATCCTTCCCGCATCCCGGTGATGGATCTCGGGATCGTCACCGATGTGGGGGAACTCAAGGTAGGCCAGGTATCGGCCCTTGCGGGCCGGACAGCCGTGGAATGCATCAGCACAGGCGTTGACCTGGCGCGGCGGGGCCTCGTCAAGGGGATCGCCACCACGCCGATCAACAAGGAAGCCCTCAAGAAGGCAGGGTACCACTACATCGGCCATACGGAGATGCTCGCCGAACTCTCGGAGAGCAGCGACAGCGTCACCATGTTCCTGGTGGACAGCATGAAGATCTTCTTCCACAGCCGGCACATGTCGCTCAAGGCGATGATCGAAGGGCTCTCCGTAGAGGGGGTCCTCCACTCCATCCAGCTCGCCGACCGCTGCCTGGCGTCACTCAGTATCGAAGAACGCAGGCTCGCCCTGGCGGCGCTCAACCCGCACGCCTCGGACGGCGGGCTCTTCGGCGACGAGGAGGCGCGGTTCCTCGCCCCCGCTGTGGAGCAGGCCCGCAAAATGGGGATCCACGTCTCCGGCCCCGTCCCGGCGGACAGCGTCTTCCACATGGCCCTGAACGGGAAGTTCGACGCGGTGATCTCCCTCTACCACGATCAGGGACATATCGCCGCCAAGACCTACGAATTCTACAAGACGGTGAGCGTCACCTTCGGTCTCCCCTTTATCCGCACATCCGTGGACCACGGCACAGCCTTCGATATCGCATGGAAGGGCGTCGCCAATCCGGTAAGCATGGAAGAGGCCATTGTCGCCTGCTGTTCGCTGGCGGACCGCTACAATCCCGATGTGCTGCAGGGCAAACCCGAGGAATAA
- a CDS encoding TRAP transporter large permease: MALIMFGLLIGLIFFNIPVAVSIGLASMAGMLFSNLPLNPVVIAQRMFTAVDSFPFMAIPFFMLAGGIMEHGGISKRLVRLASSMVGSLPGGLGLITVLASAFFGAISGSNPATVAAIGGIMVPSMIKKGYPPAFAAAVAAAGGTLGVVIPPSIPMITYGVVAGVSIGDLFLAGFGPGVLLALTLSIVIVVMSKKLNIPKEENLGLGEFFSAFRDSILALFMPIIILGGIYGGIFTPTEAGAVAVVYSLLVSIFIYRELGLQQMHTIIVKAGIASSVVFFVIATSQSFSWLITVGQVSQQITDAMLAISENPVAIITMINGILLFLGIFLETQAIILLVAPILIPIVAVFGMDPIMLGVIMVVNTSIGMITPPMAVNLFVASSLVEEYGVTIEKISRHVIIFLLAEIVDILLISNIPALSVGILRFFN; this comes from the coding sequence ATGGCACTTATCATGTTTGGTTTGCTCATCGGACTCATCTTCTTCAACATCCCCGTCGCCGTCAGTATCGGCCTCGCCTCCATGGCGGGGATGCTGTTCAGCAATCTCCCTCTCAACCCCGTGGTGATCGCCCAGCGGATGTTCACCGCCGTGGATTCCTTCCCCTTCATGGCCATTCCCTTCTTTATGCTCGCCGGGGGCATCATGGAGCATGGGGGGATCTCCAAACGTCTGGTCCGCCTCGCCTCCTCCATGGTGGGCAGTCTTCCCGGCGGTCTGGGGCTCATCACCGTCCTCGCTTCGGCCTTCTTCGGCGCTATCAGCGGCTCCAACCCCGCCACGGTCGCCGCCATCGGGGGGATCATGGTGCCGTCCATGATCAAGAAGGGATACCCGCCGGCCTTTGCGGCGGCCGTCGCCGCAGCGGGCGGAACGCTGGGTGTGGTCATCCCGCCTTCAATCCCCATGATCACCTATGGGGTTGTGGCGGGTGTCTCCATCGGCGACCTCTTTCTGGCGGGTTTCGGACCGGGCGTTTTGCTCGCACTGACCCTGAGCATCGTCATTGTGGTGATGTCCAAGAAACTCAATATCCCCAAAGAGGAGAACCTCGGCCTTGGAGAATTCTTCTCGGCCTTCAGGGATTCCATTCTGGCGCTCTTCATGCCCATCATCATTCTCGGCGGGATCTACGGCGGGATCTTCACCCCCACCGAGGCGGGCGCCGTGGCCGTGGTCTACAGCCTGCTGGTCAGCATCTTCATCTATCGGGAGCTGGGACTGCAGCAGATGCACACCATCATCGTCAAGGCGGGAATCGCGAGCTCCGTGGTCTTTTTCGTCATCGCCACCTCACAGTCTTTCTCCTGGCTCATCACCGTCGGCCAGGTCTCCCAGCAGATCACCGACGCCATGCTGGCGATCTCGGAGAACCCCGTCGCCATTATCACCATGATCAACGGGATCCTGCTTTTCCTGGGGATCTTTCTGGAAACCCAGGCGATCATCCTGCTGGTCGCGCCGATCCTCATTCCCATCGTGGCGGTCTTCGGGATGGATCCGATCATGCTCGGCGTCATCATGGTGGTGAACACATCCATCGGGATGATCACGCCGCCCATGGCCGTCAACCTCTTTGTGGCCTCCTCGCTGGTTGAAGAGTACGGGGTGACCATCGAAAAGATCTCCCGGCATGTCATCATCTTTCTCCTGGCCGAGATCGTGGACATCCTTCTGATCAGCAATATCCCGGCGCTCTCCGTGGGAATCCTGCGCTTCTTTAACTGA
- a CDS encoding TRAP transporter small permease, translating into MKAFFDHFEEYALLVLFPAMVAVVFTATLARYLNLFQMFWGEELARYIMVYMAYIGAGLGMKRGAHIGVSFIVTRFKSPAVRKCFHFIRLLVILFFCSVIILFMKRIIGSQVNMGQTTPALFIPMWIPYAAVPFGMVLIGIRAIQAFFITSREMSALEETRES; encoded by the coding sequence ATGAAAGCCTTTTTCGACCATTTCGAGGAATACGCACTGCTGGTTCTCTTTCCCGCCATGGTTGCCGTTGTCTTTACGGCCACCCTGGCGCGCTATCTCAACCTCTTCCAGATGTTCTGGGGCGAGGAGCTGGCCCGGTACATCATGGTCTATATGGCCTATATCGGAGCCGGCCTGGGCATGAAACGGGGGGCCCACATCGGGGTCAGTTTTATCGTCACCCGGTTCAAGAGTCCGGCCGTCAGAAAGTGTTTCCACTTTATTCGGCTTCTGGTCATCCTCTTTTTCTGCTCGGTGATCATCCTCTTCATGAAACGGATCATCGGCAGCCAGGTCAACATGGGACAGACCACCCCGGCTCTCTTCATTCCCATGTGGATCCCCTACGCAGCTGTTCCCTTCGGTATGGTATTGATCGGGATCAGGGCGATCCAGGCCTTTTTCATCACCAGCAGAGAGATGTCGGCGCTGGAAGAGACACGGGAAAGCTAG
- a CDS encoding TRAP transporter substrate-binding protein: protein MRKTLLILLAAVLSFSFAGIAFAADEPTVLRVAHTIAPDSHYQKGLEHLDKLLKEKTDGQIQLQIFHSAQLGSERDAIEGVAMGTLEMTLVSSAPLANFTDKFMIFNLPFIVRDRQKAYEWMDGPDGQKILDSMQGSGIKALGIWENGFRNITNSARPIQKPEDLDGLKIRLMENPIHVATFKTLGAYPVPMPFGELFTALQQKTVDGQENPLIIIYTSKFYEVQDYVSMTGHFYAPAVLLINKNFWDNTFTEEQREVFLECEKKARDWERQYSMKTEKELAAKLKEEGMKINTPDKAPFVEAVQPVYQQFQDQIGKELIQSFVDAQK, encoded by the coding sequence ATGAGAAAGACGCTTTTGATTCTTTTGGCCGCGGTCCTTTCCTTCAGTTTCGCCGGAATCGCCTTTGCCGCCGACGAACCGACAGTGCTCCGGGTGGCCCACACCATCGCCCCGGATTCCCACTATCAGAAAGGTCTCGAACACCTCGACAAACTCCTCAAAGAAAAGACAGACGGCCAGATTCAGCTGCAGATCTTCCACTCCGCCCAGCTCGGCTCCGAGCGTGACGCCATCGAGGGTGTCGCCATGGGCACCCTGGAGATGACGCTGGTCTCCTCCGCCCCGCTCGCCAACTTCACAGACAAATTCATGATCTTCAACCTTCCCTTCATCGTCCGTGACCGGCAGAAGGCCTACGAGTGGATGGACGGTCCCGACGGGCAGAAGATCCTCGATTCCATGCAGGGAAGCGGCATCAAGGCTCTGGGAATCTGGGAAAACGGGTTCCGTAATATCACGAACTCCGCGCGCCCCATCCAGAAGCCGGAGGATCTCGACGGCCTGAAGATCCGTCTCATGGAGAATCCCATCCATGTGGCCACCTTCAAGACCCTCGGGGCCTACCCCGTCCCCATGCCCTTCGGCGAGCTCTTTACGGCGCTCCAGCAGAAGACCGTCGACGGCCAGGAAAACCCGCTCATCATCATCTACACCTCCAAGTTCTACGAGGTGCAGGATTACGTCAGCATGACAGGGCACTTCTACGCCCCCGCCGTCCTCCTGATCAACAAGAACTTCTGGGACAACACCTTCACAGAAGAGCAGCGCGAAGTCTTTCTGGAATGCGAGAAGAAGGCCCGCGACTGGGAACGCCAGTACAGCATGAAGACCGAGAAGGAGCTCGCTGCGAAGCTGAAGGAAGAGGGCATGAAGATCAATACCCCCGACAAGGCTCCCTTCGTCGAGGCTGTCCAGCCCGTGTACCAGCAGTTCCAGGACCAGATCGGGAAAGAGCTGATCCAGAGCTTTGTGGACGCCCAGAAATAA
- a CDS encoding PAS domain-containing protein, which produces MQTGYDTLYRKVFERMAEPFALYGVQREEPTKDWNRVFLDINNAYEEIMNVSRQQVMGRTFAEIWPETESLWTEVIDLAAETGDPARREGWNRETGRYLRALSFVPAPGKVAVIFLDSTARQRAEEALREGEQRLRSYRETLRQLATELSLTEEKTRRGIAVELHDRIGYSLARVLEGVRGLQALSADPVLQRRGNELGGDIQRIIRDTRTMTFEISSPLLYEVGLGAAVESLAEHLLEGNGLDFSFSEEGMDVAETMDVRVLLYQMVREVFVNVVKHAGATKVRIVIQKGRDRIQILVEDNGRGFSPEKHMEQAAKRKSFGLFSIRERLRALGGALQIDAGQGKGTSVLLQAPFTAQGREDT; this is translated from the coding sequence GTGCAAACTGGTTACGACACCCTGTACCGAAAGGTCTTCGAGAGGATGGCCGAACCCTTTGCACTCTATGGTGTGCAACGTGAAGAGCCGACGAAGGACTGGAACAGGGTCTTCCTGGATATCAACAACGCCTACGAGGAGATCATGAATGTCTCCCGGCAGCAGGTGATGGGGAGAACCTTTGCGGAGATCTGGCCGGAGACCGAATCCCTCTGGACGGAGGTGATCGACCTGGCGGCGGAGACGGGGGACCCGGCCCGGCGGGAGGGCTGGAACCGCGAGACGGGACGCTATCTCCGCGCCCTCTCCTTTGTTCCGGCGCCGGGAAAGGTGGCTGTGATTTTTCTCGATTCCACAGCAAGACAAAGGGCCGAAGAGGCGCTCCGCGAAGGGGAGCAACGACTCCGCTCCTACCGGGAGACCCTGCGCCAGCTGGCCACGGAGCTCTCCCTCACCGAAGAAAAGACCCGACGGGGGATAGCCGTGGAACTCCACGACCGAATCGGCTATTCCCTGGCCAGGGTGCTGGAAGGGGTACGGGGTCTCCAGGCCCTTTCGGCAGACCCGGTGTTGCAACGCCGCGGCAACGAACTTGGAGGGGATATCCAGAGGATCATCCGGGATACCAGGACGATGACCTTCGAGATCAGTTCCCCGCTGCTCTACGAAGTGGGTCTCGGAGCGGCGGTGGAATCGCTGGCGGAGCACCTTCTTGAAGGCAATGGCCTTGATTTCTCCTTCAGCGAAGAGGGGATGGACGTAGCGGAAACCATGGATGTCCGGGTTCTGCTCTACCAGATGGTGCGTGAGGTCTTTGTCAATGTCGTGAAGCATGCCGGAGCGACCAAGGTCCGCATAGTGATCCAGAAGGGCCGGGACAGGATTCAAATTCTTGTGGAGGACAATGGGCGCGGCTTTTCGCCGGAAAAGCATATGGAGCAGGCGGCGAAACGGAAATCCTTTGGGCTCTTCAGTATCAGGGAGCGCCTGCGCGCGTTAGGAGGGGCCCTTCAGATCGATGCCGGGCAGGGGAAAGGCACATCGGTGCTTCTCCAGGCACCGTTTACCGCTCAGGGAAGAGAGGATACCTGA
- a CDS encoding response regulator transcription factor, which produces MAIRIILVDDHAIVLDGLQNNLEGAGDFEVVATARSGAEALTAVKRHTPDVVIADLSLGDMNGIELTMELQQLEEAPYVIAFSMHLNKRMVAEMLGAGAVGYVLKEAPSEEILTAIHSVMDGGMFLSPPVTRLVVKQYLKILGSAGGRRESALTVREEEVLRLLAAGYQPKGIADTLHISRNTVDSHRKNIMEKLHCRNFAELVCQAMRLGFVEPPEREG; this is translated from the coding sequence TTGGCTATCCGGATTATACTCGTGGACGATCATGCCATTGTGCTTGACGGTTTGCAGAACAACCTTGAAGGAGCGGGGGATTTCGAGGTGGTGGCGACGGCCCGCAGCGGTGCGGAAGCCCTGACAGCGGTAAAGCGCCATACCCCGGACGTGGTCATCGCCGATCTCTCGCTGGGCGACATGAATGGGATCGAACTGACCATGGAGCTGCAGCAGCTGGAGGAAGCCCCCTACGTCATCGCCTTCAGCATGCACCTCAACAAACGGATGGTCGCGGAGATGCTCGGGGCCGGGGCCGTTGGGTATGTATTGAAGGAGGCCCCTTCGGAGGAGATCCTCACGGCCATTCATTCGGTGATGGATGGCGGCATGTTCCTCAGTCCGCCTGTGACCAGGCTGGTGGTCAAGCAGTACCTCAAAATCCTGGGTTCCGCCGGTGGACGTCGGGAATCCGCACTGACGGTCAGGGAGGAGGAGGTGCTCCGGTTGCTCGCCGCGGGATACCAGCCCAAGGGGATCGCCGACACCCTCCACATCAGCCGAAACACCGTGGACAGCCACCGGAAGAACATCATGGAAAAACTGCACTGCCGCAACTTCGCAGAGCTTGTCTGCCAGGCCATGCGGCTCGGTTTTGTGGAGCCGCCCGAAAGGGAGGGATAG